A genomic segment from Stappia indica encodes:
- a CDS encoding nuclear transport factor 2 family protein: MTPTETANFTAILDLCGRYHDALHRSDAASLGSLFHENALYAATTDGDVRFWTMDRYLPIVATRPSPASRGEAADGEVVAIAFAGPHAALAQVRSSIGERFFTDFLSLVKIDSRWLIAAKVFDYTTRPRDAAA; encoded by the coding sequence ATGACACCCACTGAAACCGCGAATTTCACCGCCATTCTCGATCTCTGCGGGCGCTATCACGATGCCTTGCACCGCAGCGACGCGGCTTCGCTCGGCAGCCTGTTTCATGAAAATGCCCTCTATGCCGCCACGACCGATGGCGACGTCCGCTTCTGGACCATGGATCGCTATCTGCCGATCGTAGCCACCCGGCCCTCGCCCGCCTCGCGCGGCGAAGCGGCAGACGGGGAAGTCGTCGCCATCGCCTTCGCCGGACCGCATGCCGCACTTGCTCAGGTGCGTAGCTCGATCGGCGAGCGCTTCTTCACCGACTTCCTGTCGCTGGTGAAGATCGACAGCCGCTGGCTGATCGCCGCCAAGGTGTTCGACTACACCACCCGGCCACGCGACGCGGCGGCCTGA
- the gstA gene encoding glutathione transferase GstA — MKLYYKPGACSLATHIVLNELGLSFDVESVDTAAKKTASGRDFLEINPDGYVPALELDNGNVLTEGAAILQYLADQHPASGLAPAPGSWERTQLHQHLNFISAELHKSFGPLFQGAEGAARDAAVEKARKRIAHFEPIFADGRSYLMGDTFSVADAYLFTVLNWTGFVGISLDEFPNVKAFQARAGGRAATRHALEREGLLKAA, encoded by the coding sequence ATGAAGCTCTACTACAAGCCGGGCGCCTGCTCGCTCGCCACTCATATCGTCCTCAACGAGCTGGGCCTGTCCTTCGACGTGGAAAGCGTCGATACGGCCGCCAAGAAGACGGCGAGTGGGCGCGACTTCCTCGAGATCAACCCGGACGGCTACGTTCCCGCGTTGGAGCTGGACAACGGCAACGTGCTGACCGAGGGCGCCGCGATCCTGCAGTATCTCGCGGACCAGCACCCGGCCTCCGGCCTGGCACCCGCACCCGGCTCCTGGGAGCGCACGCAGCTGCACCAGCACCTGAACTTCATCTCTGCCGAGCTGCACAAGTCCTTCGGGCCGCTGTTCCAGGGCGCGGAAGGCGCCGCCCGCGATGCGGCGGTCGAGAAGGCGCGCAAGCGGATCGCGCATTTCGAGCCGATCTTCGCCGACGGCCGCTCCTACCTGATGGGCGACACGTTCTCGGTCGCCGATGCCTATCTCTTCACCGTGCTGAACTGGACCGGTTTCGTCGGCATCTCGCTCGACGAGTTCCCGAACGTGAAGGCCTTCCAGGCACGCGCCGGCGGCCGCGCGGCCACCCGCCATGCGCTGGAGCGCGAGGGCCTGCTCAAGGCCGCCTGA